In Enterobacter sp. 638, a single window of DNA contains:
- the apaG gene encoding Co2+/Mg2+ efflux protein ApaG: MIDSPRVCVQVQSVYIESQSTPDDERFVFAYTVTIRNLGRMPVQLLGRYWLITNGNGREIEVQGEGVVGEQPHIAPGEEFQYTSGAVIETPMGTMQGHYEMVDVDGNAFRVAVPVFRLAVPTFIH; this comes from the coding sequence ATGATTGATTCGCCCCGCGTCTGTGTTCAGGTACAAAGCGTCTACATCGAATCGCAGTCCACGCCGGACGATGAACGTTTTGTTTTTGCTTACACCGTAACCATTCGCAATCTGGGGCGGATGCCTGTGCAACTGCTCGGGCGTTACTGGCTTATCACCAACGGCAATGGCCGCGAAATCGAAGTCCAGGGTGAAGGTGTGGTCGGCGAACAGCCCCACATCGCCCCTGGCGAAGAGTTTCAATACACCAGCGGTGCCGTTATTGAAACACCGATGGGTACCATGCAGGGCCATTATGAAATGGTTGATGTCGACGGCAATGCCTTCCGCGTTGCGGTCCCTGTTTTCCGCCTCGCTGTTCCTACATTTATCCATTAA
- the rsmA gene encoding 16S rRNA (adenine(1518)-N(6)/adenine(1519)-N(6))-dimethyltransferase RsmA encodes MNTRVHQGHLARKRFGQNFLNDQFVIESIVSAINPQKGQAMVEIGPGLAALTEPVGERLDEMTVIELDRDLAARLKTHPFLGPKLTIYQQDAMTMNFAELSEKLGQPLRVFGNLPYNISTPLMFHLFSYTDAIADMHFMLQKEVVNRLVAGPNSKAYGRLSVMAQYYCQIIPVLEVPPTAFTPAPKVESAVVRLVPHAVMPHPVKELRVLSRITTEAFNQRRKTIRNSLGNTFTVDVLTELGIDPAMRAENISVEQYCKLANYISDNAPPKES; translated from the coding sequence ATGAATACTAGAGTCCATCAGGGCCACTTAGCCCGCAAACGCTTCGGGCAAAACTTCCTTAACGATCAGTTCGTTATCGAAAGCATCGTGTCAGCCATCAATCCGCAAAAAGGTCAGGCTATGGTCGAGATCGGTCCAGGCCTTGCAGCCCTGACCGAGCCAGTAGGCGAGCGTCTCGACGAAATGACCGTTATCGAACTGGATCGCGATCTGGCTGCGCGTCTGAAAACGCATCCGTTCCTGGGGCCAAAGCTGACCATTTATCAGCAAGACGCCATGACCATGAACTTTGCCGAGCTGTCAGAAAAACTGGGCCAGCCGCTGCGTGTTTTCGGTAACCTGCCGTATAACATCTCCACGCCGCTGATGTTCCATCTGTTTAGCTATACTGATGCCATTGCCGACATGCACTTTATGTTGCAAAAAGAGGTCGTCAACCGACTGGTTGCAGGGCCAAATAGTAAAGCGTATGGTCGATTAAGCGTGATGGCGCAGTATTACTGCCAGATAATCCCCGTGCTGGAAGTGCCGCCAACGGCCTTTACGCCCGCGCCAAAAGTGGAATCTGCGGTTGTTCGTCTGGTTCCTCATGCTGTCATGCCGCATCCGGTCAAAGAGCTACGCGTGCTGAGTCGCATCACCACAGAAGCCTTCAACCAGCGCCGTAAAACGATTCGCAACAGCCTCGGTAACACCTTTACCGTAGACGTGTTGACTGAATTAGGTATCGATCCGGCCATGCGTGCGGAAAACATTTCCGTTGAGCAGTACTGTAAGTTAGCGAATTACATTAGCGATAACGCGCCGCCAAAGGAGAGCTAA
- the kefF gene encoding glutathione-regulated potassium-efflux system oxidoreductase KefF has protein sequence MILIIYAHPYPRHSHANKRMLDQVKVLDGVEIRSLYELYPDFNIDIAAEQEAISRADLIVWQHPMQWYSTPALLKLWIDKVFSHGWAYGHNGHALKGKSVLWAVTTGGGEAHFDIGSHPGFEVLAQPLQATALYCGLQWLPPFAMHCTFVCDDETLQAQARHYKQRLLDWQETHNG, from the coding sequence ATGATTTTAATTATTTATGCGCACCCTTATCCGCGTCATTCGCATGCGAATAAGCGGATGCTTGACCAGGTAAAAGTGCTCGATGGCGTAGAAATACGCTCTCTTTACGAACTCTATCCCGACTTTAATATCGATATTGCCGCCGAGCAGGAGGCGATTTCGCGCGCCGATCTGATCGTCTGGCAACACCCGATGCAGTGGTACAGCACGCCAGCGCTGCTGAAGCTGTGGATCGATAAAGTCTTTTCCCACGGCTGGGCGTATGGGCATAACGGCCACGCGTTGAAAGGCAAAAGTGTGCTGTGGGCGGTCACCACGGGCGGCGGCGAAGCGCATTTCGATATTGGCTCTCATCCTGGTTTCGAGGTACTGGCGCAACCGCTCCAGGCGACCGCGCTTTACTGCGGGCTGCAATGGCTCCCTCCTTTCGCGATGCACTGCACGTTTGTCTGCGACGACGAAACGCTGCAGGCTCAGGCGCGTCACTACAAACAACGCTTACTCGACTGGCAGGAGACGCACAATGGATAG
- the kefC gene encoding glutathione-regulated potassium-efflux system protein KefC: MDSHTLIQALIYLGAAALIVPVAVRLGLGSVLGYLIAGCIIGPWGFRLVTDAESILHFAEIGVVLMLFVIGLELDPRRLWKLRASVFGGGALQMIACGALLGGFCILLGMDWKVAELIGMTLALSSTAIAMQAMNERNLTVSQMGRSTFSVLLFQDIAAIPLVAMIPLLAVSGSSTTLGAFALSALKVAGALALVILLGRYVTRPLLRFVARSGLREVFSAVALFLVFGFGLLLEEAGLSMAMGAFLAGVLLASSEYRHALESDIEPFKGLLLGLFFIGVGMSVDFGTLVTHPLRILILLVGFLVIKMGMLWLIARPLNVPNRQRRWFAVLLGQGSEFAFVVFGAAQMANVLDPEWAKALTLAVALSMAVTPILLVLLTRLEQSGSEQDREADEIDEEQPRVIIAGFGRFGQISGRLLLSSGVKMVILDHDPDHIETLRKFGMKVFYGDATRVDLLESAGAAKAEVLINAIDDPLTNLQLAELAKEHFPNLKIISRARDVDHYIKLRQAGVETPERETFEGALKTGRMALEGLGLGAYEARERADLFRRFNLDMVEEMVEMADGDASSRAAAVKRTSAMLTEIINEDRNHLSLTQRHGWQGTEEGKHTGDPRDEPESKPTV, encoded by the coding sequence ATGGATAGCCATACGCTGATTCAAGCGCTGATCTATTTGGGCGCGGCGGCGCTGATTGTGCCCGTTGCCGTGCGTCTCGGCTTAGGCTCTGTGCTCGGCTATTTGATTGCAGGCTGTATTATCGGCCCGTGGGGATTCCGCCTGGTGACCGATGCCGAGTCGATTTTGCATTTTGCCGAAATCGGCGTGGTGCTGATGCTGTTCGTTATTGGTCTGGAGTTGGATCCCCGGCGTTTGTGGAAACTTCGCGCTTCGGTATTTGGCGGCGGGGCATTGCAGATGATCGCTTGCGGCGCATTACTGGGCGGTTTTTGCATCTTATTGGGAATGGACTGGAAAGTCGCTGAGCTGATCGGCATGACGCTTGCGCTTTCGTCGACGGCCATCGCGATGCAGGCGATGAACGAGCGTAACCTGACGGTTTCCCAGATGGGGCGCAGCACTTTTTCCGTGCTGCTGTTCCAGGATATCGCGGCGATCCCGCTGGTGGCGATGATCCCGCTCCTGGCCGTAAGCGGTTCATCGACTACGCTGGGTGCCTTTGCGCTGTCGGCGCTGAAAGTCGCGGGCGCGCTGGCGCTGGTGATTTTGCTCGGGCGGTATGTGACGCGCCCGCTGCTGCGCTTTGTTGCGCGCTCAGGCCTGCGGGAAGTGTTCAGCGCCGTGGCCCTGTTCCTGGTGTTTGGTTTTGGGCTGTTGCTTGAAGAGGCCGGATTATCCATGGCGATGGGGGCGTTCCTGGCGGGCGTTCTGCTGGCGAGTTCTGAATATCGTCATGCACTGGAAAGCGATATTGAGCCTTTCAAAGGTTTGCTGCTGGGGCTGTTTTTCATCGGTGTCGGCATGTCTGTGGACTTTGGCACGCTGGTGACGCATCCGCTGCGGATCCTCATCCTGCTGGTCGGTTTCCTGGTCATTAAAATGGGAATGCTGTGGCTGATCGCTCGCCCATTGAACGTACCAAACAGACAGCGCCGATGGTTTGCCGTGCTGCTGGGGCAGGGAAGTGAGTTTGCATTTGTGGTCTTTGGCGCGGCGCAAATGGCAAACGTGCTGGATCCGGAATGGGCGAAAGCGTTGACGCTGGCCGTCGCGCTGTCGATGGCCGTCACGCCGATTTTGTTGGTGTTGCTGACTCGTCTCGAACAGTCGGGCAGCGAGCAGGATCGCGAAGCGGACGAAATCGACGAAGAGCAGCCGCGGGTGATCATTGCCGGGTTTGGTCGTTTTGGTCAGATCTCCGGTCGTTTGTTGCTCTCCAGCGGGGTGAAAATGGTGATTTTGGATCACGATCCTGACCATATCGAAACGCTGCGTAAATTCGGCATGAAGGTCTTTTACGGCGATGCCACGCGCGTCGACTTGCTGGAATCTGCAGGCGCGGCAAAAGCGGAAGTGTTGATCAATGCGATTGACGATCCGCTGACCAACCTGCAGCTGGCAGAACTGGCGAAGGAACATTTCCCGAATCTGAAAATTATCTCGCGAGCCCGCGATGTCGATCATTACATTAAGCTGCGTCAGGCGGGTGTTGAAACGCCAGAGCGTGAGACGTTTGAGGGCGCGCTCAAAACCGGGCGCATGGCGCTGGAAGGCTTGGGCCTTGGGGCGTACGAAGCGCGGGAACGCGCCGACCTGTTCCGCCGTTTCAATCTGGATATGGTCGAAGAGATGGTGGAGATGGCAGACGGTGATGCTTCATCCCGCGCCGCGGCGGTAAAACGCACCAGCGCGATGCTGACGGAAATCATTAATGAGGACCGTAATCATCTGTCATTGACCCAGCGTCACGGCTGGCAGGGCACCGAAGAGGGCAAGCACACCGGCGATCCACGCGATGAGCCGGAGAGTAAACCGACGGTGTGA
- a CDS encoding YgdI/YgdR family lipoprotein yields MKNKLLLTSIFAAAALFTVAGCSSNQAVKTTDGKTIVTDGKPQVDDDTGLVSYENAETGKTEQINRDQVKSMGELKN; encoded by the coding sequence ATGAAAAATAAACTTTTGCTGACATCCATTTTTGCAGCCGCAGCGCTCTTTACCGTAGCCGGTTGTTCATCGAATCAAGCGGTGAAAACGACTGATGGCAAAACGATTGTCACCGATGGCAAACCGCAGGTTGATGACGACACCGGCCTGGTCTCCTACGAAAATGCGGAAACCGGCAAGACCGAGCAGATTAACCGCGACCAGGTTAAATCTATGGGTGAACTGAAAAACTAA
- the carB gene encoding carbamoyl-phosphate synthase large subunit produces the protein MPKRTDIKSILILGAGPIVIGQACEFDYSGAQACKALREEGYRVILVNSNPATIMTDPEMADATYIEPIHWEVVRKIIEKERPDAVLPTMGGQTALNCALELERQGVLAEFGVTMIGATADAIDKAEDRRRFDVAMKKIGLDTARSGIAHNMEEALAVAADVGYPCIIRPSFTMGGTGGGIAYNREEFEEICERGLDLSPTKELLIDESLIGWKEYEMEVVRDKNDNCIIVCSIENFDAMGIHTGDSITVAPAQTLTDKEYQIMRNASMAVLREIGVETGGSNVQFSVNPKNGRLIVIEMNPRVSRSSALASKATGFPIAKVAAKLAVGYTLDELMNDITGGRTPASFEPSIDYVVTKIPRFNFEKFAGANDRLTTQMKSVGEVMAIGRTQQESLQKALRGLEVGAMGFDPKVSLDDPEALTKIRRELKDAGAERIWYIADAFRAGLSVDGVFNLTNIDRWFLVQIEELVRLEEQVAEMGITGLDADFLRMLKRKGFADARLATLAGVRESEIRKLRDQYNLHPVYKRVDTCAAEFATDTAYMYSTYEDECEANPSVDRDKIMVLGGGPNRIGQGIEFDYCCVHASLALREDGYETIMVNCNPETVSTDYDTSDRLYFEPVTLEDVLEIVRIEKPKGVIVQYGGQTPLKLARALEAAGVPVIGTSPDAIDRAEDRERFQKAVDRLKLKQPANATVTAIEMAVEKAKEIGYPLVVRPSYVLGGRAMEIVYDEADLRRYFQTAVSVSNDAPVLLDRFLDDAVEVDVDAICDGETVLIGGIMEHIEQAGVHSGDSACSLPAYTLSQEIQDVMRQQVQKLAFELQVRGLMNVQFAVKDNEVYLIEVNPRAARTVPFVSKATGVPLAKVAARVMAGQTLVQQGVTKEIIPPYYSVKEVVLPFNKFPGVDPLLGPEMRSTGEVMGVGRTFAEAFAKAQLGSSSTMRKQGRALLSVREGDKERVVDLAAKLLKQGFELDATHGTAIVLGEAGINPRLVNKVHEGRPHIQDRIKNGEYTYIINTTEGRQAIEDSKLIRRSALQYKVHYDTTLNGGFATAMALNADATEKVISVQEMHAQIGK, from the coding sequence ATGCCAAAACGTACAGACATAAAAAGCATCCTGATCCTTGGCGCTGGCCCGATCGTTATCGGCCAGGCCTGCGAATTCGACTACTCCGGTGCACAGGCGTGTAAAGCCCTGCGTGAAGAGGGTTACCGCGTCATTCTGGTGAACTCCAACCCGGCGACGATCATGACCGACCCGGAAATGGCCGATGCAACCTACATCGAGCCGATTCACTGGGAAGTCGTACGCAAAATCATTGAAAAAGAACGCCCGGATGCGGTCCTGCCCACCATGGGCGGCCAGACTGCACTGAACTGTGCGCTGGAGCTTGAGCGTCAGGGCGTGCTGGCTGAATTTGGCGTCACCATGATTGGTGCGACTGCCGATGCGATTGATAAAGCCGAAGACCGCCGCCGTTTCGACGTGGCGATGAAAAAAATCGGTCTTGACACTGCACGTTCCGGTATCGCGCATAACATGGAAGAAGCGCTGGCGGTTGCCGCTGACGTGGGCTATCCGTGCATTATCCGTCCTTCCTTCACCATGGGCGGCACCGGCGGCGGTATCGCCTACAACCGCGAAGAGTTCGAAGAGATTTGCGAGCGCGGTCTGGATCTTTCCCCCACCAAAGAGCTGCTGATTGATGAGTCGCTGATTGGCTGGAAAGAGTACGAGATGGAAGTGGTGCGTGATAAAAACGACAACTGCATCATCGTCTGCTCGATTGAAAACTTCGATGCGATGGGCATCCACACCGGTGACTCCATCACCGTGGCCCCTGCGCAGACTCTGACCGACAAAGAATACCAAATCATGCGTAACGCCTCGATGGCGGTGCTGCGTGAAATCGGCGTCGAAACCGGCGGTTCTAACGTGCAGTTCTCCGTGAACCCGAAAAACGGTCGCCTGATTGTTATCGAAATGAACCCGCGCGTATCACGCTCTTCCGCGCTGGCCTCCAAAGCGACCGGCTTCCCGATTGCGAAAGTGGCGGCAAAACTGGCGGTGGGTTACACCCTCGACGAGCTGATGAACGACATCACCGGTGGACGTACTCCGGCATCGTTCGAACCCTCTATCGACTACGTTGTGACGAAAATTCCTCGCTTTAACTTCGAGAAATTTGCGGGCGCAAATGACCGTCTGACCACGCAGATGAAATCCGTCGGCGAAGTGATGGCGATTGGTCGTACTCAGCAGGAATCCCTGCAGAAAGCGCTGCGCGGTCTGGAAGTGGGCGCGATGGGCTTTGACCCGAAAGTGAGCCTGGATGACCCGGAAGCGCTGACCAAAATCCGCCGCGAGCTGAAAGACGCGGGCGCCGAGCGTATCTGGTACATCGCCGATGCGTTCCGTGCGGGCCTGTCCGTCGACGGCGTGTTCAACCTGACCAACATAGACCGCTGGTTCCTGGTGCAGATTGAAGAGCTGGTGCGTCTGGAAGAGCAAGTGGCCGAGATGGGCATCACCGGTCTCGACGCGGACTTCCTGCGTATGCTGAAGCGTAAAGGCTTTGCCGATGCGCGTCTGGCAACCCTGGCTGGCGTGCGCGAATCAGAAATTCGTAAGCTGCGCGACCAGTACAACCTGCACCCGGTCTACAAACGCGTGGACACCTGTGCGGCGGAATTCGCGACCGACACGGCGTACATGTACTCCACGTACGAAGATGAGTGCGAAGCGAACCCGTCAGTTGACCGCGATAAAATTATGGTGCTCGGCGGCGGTCCAAACCGTATCGGCCAGGGCATTGAGTTTGACTACTGCTGCGTACACGCCTCGCTGGCGCTGCGTGAAGACGGTTACGAAACCATTATGGTCAACTGTAACCCTGAAACAGTTTCTACCGATTACGACACCTCTGACCGCCTGTACTTTGAGCCGGTCACGCTGGAAGACGTGCTGGAAATCGTGCGCATCGAGAAGCCAAAAGGCGTCATCGTACAGTACGGCGGCCAGACGCCGCTGAAACTGGCGCGCGCACTGGAAGCCGCTGGCGTTCCGGTTATCGGCACCAGCCCGGATGCGATTGACCGTGCAGAAGACCGCGAGCGCTTCCAGAAAGCGGTTGACCGCCTGAAGCTGAAACAGCCTGCCAACGCCACCGTTACGGCGATTGAAATGGCCGTTGAGAAGGCAAAAGAGATTGGCTACCCGCTGGTGGTGCGTCCGTCTTACGTGCTGGGCGGCCGTGCAATGGAAATCGTTTACGACGAAGCTGACCTGCGCCGTTACTTCCAGACCGCTGTCAGCGTCTCGAACGACGCGCCAGTCCTGCTGGACCGTTTCCTTGACGATGCGGTGGAAGTGGATGTGGATGCTATCTGCGACGGCGAAACCGTGCTGATTGGCGGCATCATGGAGCACATCGAACAGGCTGGCGTTCACTCCGGTGACTCCGCGTGTTCTCTGCCGGCTTATACCCTGAGCCAGGAGATCCAGGACGTGATGCGCCAGCAGGTGCAGAAACTGGCCTTCGAGCTGCAGGTTCGCGGTCTGATGAACGTGCAATTTGCGGTGAAAGACAACGAAGTGTATCTGATTGAAGTTAACCCGCGCGCGGCACGTACCGTACCGTTTGTCTCCAAGGCGACCGGCGTACCGCTAGCGAAAGTGGCGGCACGCGTGATGGCGGGTCAGACGCTGGTGCAGCAGGGCGTAACCAAAGAAATTATCCCACCGTACTACTCGGTGAAAGAAGTGGTGTTGCCGTTTAACAAATTCCCGGGCGTTGACCCGCTGTTAGGGCCAGAAATGCGCTCGACCGGGGAAGTCATGGGCGTGGGCCGTACCTTCGCAGAAGCCTTCGCTAAGGCACAGCTGGGCAGCAGCTCAACCATGAGAAAACAAGGTCGCGCGCTGCTCTCCGTTCGCGAAGGCGATAAAGAGCGCGTGGTGGACCTGGCCGCGAAGCTGTTGAAGCAGGGCTTTGAGCTGGATGCCACCCACGGTACGGCTATCGTGCTGGGCGAAGCAGGCATTAACCCACGTCTGGTGAACAAGGTGCATGAAGGCCGTCCGCACATTCAGGACCGTATCAAGAATGGCGAGTACACCTACATCATCAACACCACCGAAGGGCGTCAGGCGATTGAAGACTCCAAGCTGATTCGCCGCAGTGCGCTGCAGTACAAAGTGCATTACGACACCACCCTGAACGGCGGTTTTGCCACGGCGATGGCGCTGAATGCGGATGCCACCGAGAAAGTGATTTCAGTGCAGGAAATGCACGCGCAAATCGGGAAGTAA
- the apaH gene encoding bis(5'-nucleosyl)-tetraphosphatase (symmetrical) ApaH, translating into MSTYLIGDVHGCYDELIALLKQVDFTPGQDTLWLTGDLVARGPGSLDVLRFVKSLGDSVRLVLGNHDLHLLAVFAGISRNKPKDRITPLLEAHDVDELINWLRRQPLLQIDEEKKLVMAHAGITPQWDLQTAKECARDVEAVLASDSYPFFLDAMYGDMPNNWSPELSGVARLRFVTNAFTRMRYCFPNGQLDMYCKDTPENAPSPLKPWFAIPGPVTNEYSVVFGHWASLEGKGTPENIYALDTGCCWGGDMTCLRWEDKAYFIQPSNRQLDLGEGEAAAS; encoded by the coding sequence ATGTCTACATATCTCATTGGCGATGTTCACGGTTGCTACGATGAACTGATCGCGCTGTTAAAGCAGGTGGATTTCACACCAGGACAAGACACCCTCTGGCTGACGGGCGATCTCGTCGCGCGTGGTCCAGGCTCGCTTGACGTACTCCGATTTGTTAAATCGCTGGGCGACAGCGTGCGCCTGGTGCTGGGCAATCACGATCTGCATTTGCTGGCTGTTTTTGCCGGGATCAGTCGCAATAAACCCAAAGATCGCATTACGCCGCTGCTTGAAGCCCACGATGTTGACGAGCTGATCAACTGGCTGCGTCGTCAGCCTTTGTTGCAGATTGACGAAGAGAAAAAGCTGGTCATGGCCCACGCCGGGATCACGCCGCAATGGGATCTGCAAACGGCAAAAGAGTGCGCACGCGATGTAGAGGCGGTACTGGCGAGCGACTCGTACCCGTTTTTCCTGGACGCGATGTATGGCGATATGCCAAATAACTGGAGTCCTGAGTTAAGCGGTGTGGCGCGCCTGCGTTTCGTGACCAATGCCTTTACGCGGATGCGCTACTGCTTCCCGAATGGGCAACTGGATATGTACTGCAAAGACACGCCGGAAAACGCCCCTTCACCGCTCAAACCGTGGTTTGCGATTCCGGGGCCCGTCACCAATGAATACAGCGTGGTGTTTGGACATTGGGCATCGCTCGAAGGTAAAGGCACGCCAGAGAATATCTACGCGCTGGATACGGGCTGCTGCTGGGGTGGCGATATGACCTGTCTGCGATGGGAAGACAAAGCCTACTTTATTCAGCCGTCGAATCGGCAACTGGATTTAGGGGAAGGTGAGGCAGCCGCCTCCTGA
- the folA gene encoding type 3 dihydrofolate reductase, whose translation MISLIAALAVDRVIGMENAMPWNLPADLAWFKRTTLNKPVVMGRLTWESIGRPLPGRKNIVISSQPGTDSRVEWVKSVDDAIAACGDAEEIMVIGGGRVYEQFLPKAQKLYLTHIDAEVEGDTHFPDYDPDEWESVFSEFHDADAQNSHSYCFEVLERR comes from the coding sequence ATGATCAGTCTGATTGCAGCGCTGGCGGTAGATCGCGTTATTGGTATGGAAAACGCCATGCCATGGAATCTGCCAGCCGATCTCGCGTGGTTTAAACGTACGACGTTAAACAAGCCGGTAGTGATGGGCCGCCTGACCTGGGAGTCAATTGGTCGTCCATTACCGGGGCGTAAAAACATCGTGATCAGTAGCCAGCCTGGTACTGACTCGCGTGTTGAGTGGGTTAAATCTGTCGATGACGCGATTGCGGCCTGCGGCGACGCCGAAGAAATTATGGTGATTGGCGGGGGGCGTGTGTACGAGCAGTTCCTGCCAAAAGCGCAGAAGCTGTATTTGACGCACATTGATGCGGAAGTGGAAGGGGATACCCATTTCCCGGACTACGATCCGGATGAGTGGGAATCCGTATTCAGTGAATTCCACGATGCTGATGCGCAGAACTCACACAGCTACTGCTTCGAAGTTCTGGAACGTCGCTAA
- a CDS encoding toxin-antitoxin system YwqK family antitoxin: MTRSMTLLSLALLLSGCADFASSVTNTIDGMGMTPDYAKGLQDDLQAQKKLTTPVINVAVTVPEGKLIEKYDNGGKKFETIVKNRCFDEYIDIYYPNGTLRTHTPLVNCKAEGVSQGYTQDGKLRTTITFKDSVANGEAKTYDANGKVLQTVMYKDGFPQKR, encoded by the coding sequence GTGACTCGTTCAATGACGCTGTTATCTCTGGCTTTGCTGCTGTCCGGCTGCGCGGATTTTGCTTCTTCCGTCACCAACACGATTGATGGTATGGGCATGACGCCTGATTATGCTAAAGGGCTTCAGGACGATCTTCAGGCGCAGAAAAAGCTCACCACGCCGGTCATCAATGTGGCGGTAACCGTGCCGGAAGGAAAACTGATTGAGAAATATGACAACGGTGGCAAGAAGTTTGAGACCATTGTGAAGAACCGCTGCTTCGATGAATACATTGATATTTACTATCCGAACGGTACGTTAAGAACCCACACGCCGCTGGTGAACTGCAAGGCGGAAGGGGTTTCTCAGGGCTATACCCAGGACGGAAAACTGCGCACCACCATTACCTTCAAGGATAGCGTCGCGAACGGCGAAGCGAAAACTTATGATGCGAACGGCAAGGTTTTACAAACAGTTATGTACAAAGACGGTTTCCCGCAAAAACGTTAA